From a region of the Fischerella sp. JS2 genome:
- the eat gene encoding ethanolamine permease, translated as MKDNRKKDLIRSNSPKSKGIFNDENVDDEYFQQRQLRRSANWLLLWALGVGGVISGDFSGWNFGLEAGGFGGLAIATYLMSVMYICMVYSIAELSAALPHAGGFFSFTRKAFGRLGGFICGVTIMIEYVLAPAVVVFFIGAYLNTLFPNVPVPIWWVLFYTIFVYINIRGTGLTLKAGLVITAIAAAVLIIFFIAAIFSGQFQRELLLNIPPEPGNSSLLPKGWIGVFQALPYAMWFYLAIEHLPMAAEETHDTAQDIPKALIWSMTTLLILSLFVLVLNTGVRGGAAKIGLSAAPFADGIKAIFGEGKVAATLILLALTGLIASFHTAIYSYGRVLFSLSRAGYIPRWISITSKTHTPALAIILGAFVGLVCTATIQFAGKMIGAMLLNMTVFGAVISYVMVMSSYIKLKLTHPDLPRPYQSPLGIGGAIIGGVLSIVALFACFSDPGYRPGVWGVTIFLGVMILYFLLYSRKKLVARAPEEEDALLVKALREIERS; from the coding sequence ATGAAAGATAACAGGAAGAAAGATTTGATTAGGTCTAACTCTCCCAAGTCTAAAGGCATTTTTAATGATGAAAATGTAGATGATGAATATTTTCAACAGCGACAACTACGCCGCAGTGCAAATTGGTTGTTGCTATGGGCTTTGGGAGTTGGAGGTGTGATTTCTGGTGATTTCTCTGGCTGGAATTTTGGTTTAGAAGCAGGTGGTTTTGGAGGATTAGCGATTGCCACATACCTGATGTCGGTGATGTATATCTGCATGGTTTATAGCATTGCCGAATTATCCGCAGCACTACCTCACGCAGGAGGGTTTTTTTCGTTCACTCGCAAAGCCTTTGGTCGATTGGGCGGTTTTATTTGCGGTGTGACAATCATGATTGAATACGTGTTGGCTCCTGCTGTTGTTGTCTTTTTTATTGGTGCCTATCTGAATACATTATTTCCTAACGTGCCTGTTCCTATTTGGTGGGTACTATTTTACACAATTTTTGTGTATATCAATATTCGGGGTACAGGACTAACGCTCAAAGCAGGATTAGTGATCACTGCGATCGCCGCAGCAGTGCTGATCATTTTCTTCATCGCTGCCATATTTTCCGGTCAATTTCAGCGTGAACTACTGTTAAATATTCCCCCAGAACCAGGGAATTCAAGTTTGCTTCCCAAAGGATGGATTGGTGTGTTTCAGGCTTTGCCCTATGCTATGTGGTTTTATTTAGCGATCGAACACTTGCCAATGGCTGCCGAAGAAACTCATGATACCGCACAAGATATTCCTAAGGCCTTAATTTGGAGCATGACTACCCTCCTGATTCTCTCTTTATTTGTTTTGGTGCTAAATACCGGAGTCAGAGGCGGTGCAGCAAAAATCGGTCTATCTGCTGCTCCTTTTGCAGATGGAATTAAAGCTATCTTCGGCGAAGGTAAGGTAGCTGCAACATTAATCTTGCTAGCACTCACAGGTTTAATAGCGAGTTTTCATACTGCTATTTATTCTTATGGAAGAGTACTTTTTTCTTTATCTCGAGCTGGATATATACCGCGCTGGATTTCCATTACCAGTAAGACTCACACCCCAGCACTGGCGATAATTTTGGGAGCTTTTGTCGGACTTGTCTGTACCGCAACAATTCAGTTTGCAGGCAAGATGATCGGAGCGATGCTACTCAACATGACAGTGTTTGGCGCAGTAATTTCCTATGTCATGGTTATGAGCAGCTACATCAAATTGAAACTCACCCACCCAGATTTACCTCGTCCCTATCAAAGTCCTCTAGGAATTGGAGGTGCGATCATAGGCGGTGTATTATCGATTGTCGCTCTGTTTGCTTGCTTCTCAGATCCAGGATACAGGCCAGGAGTATGGGGAGTGACAATTTTCCTGGGTGTCATGATTTTATATTTCTTGCTCTACTCACGTAAAAAGCTAGTTGCCAGAGCGCCAGAAGAGGAAGACGCTCTACTGGTGAAAGCACTGCGAGAAATAGAGCGCTCGTAA